From the genome of Malus domestica chromosome 04, GDT2T_hap1, one region includes:
- the LOC103443410 gene encoding heat stress transcription factor A-5-like — MEGGSTAGGGGGPAPFLLKTYNMVDDSATDEIVSWSSNKKSFVVWNPPEFSRVLLPTYFKHNNFSSFIRQLNTYGFRKSDPERWEFANEDFIQDQKHLLKNIHRRKPIHSHSNPQGSMVDPERAALDDEIEKLSHDKDTLEASISTFKQQQSAAKLQLENLAQRVSGMEQRQKNLLTFLDEAVHNPNFIEHLSRKIESMDFSAYNKKRRLPDIENLQPVVENGFVDNQSSSRSEFGNVFHQDFSSKLRLELSPAVSDMNLVSLSTQSSNEDGGSSTRKISEELKGAQMRTEGLLFAPETLELSDTGTSFAFKMDSLLLLKAPTVGSPIRHSLQPGLPSNEEGDGHISCQLNLTLASTPSQVNNSPYSAAVPQVGQDINKSAASELNDNGKEPDLRAFTKKNLADDDKPKTSFPEATHNNQAPALVSVRVNDVFWEQFLTERPGCSENEEASSNYRGNPYDEQDDGRFGHGMSRTVKDAETLTL; from the exons ATGGAAGGAGGCTCGACTGCCGGCGGAGGCGGTGGCCCGGCGCCGTTTCTGCTGAAGACGTACAACATGGTGGACGATTCCGCGACGGACGAGATCGTGTCGTGGAGCTCGAACAAGAAGAGCTTCGTCGTCTGGAACCCGCCCGAGTTCTCCCGGGTTCTGCTCCCCACCTATTTCAAGCACAACAACTTCTCCAGCTTCATTCGTCAGCTCAATACATAC GGATTTCGAAAGAGTGATCCTGAGAGATGGGAATTTGCTAATGAAGACTTCATACAAGATCAGAAGCATCTTCTTAAGAATATCCACCGCAGAAAACCCATTCACAGCCACAGCAATCCTCAAGGTTCTATGGTTGATCCAGAAAGAGCAGCTCTTGATGACGAAATAGAGAAGCTTTCACATGATAAGGACACACTCGAGGCAAGTATTTCAACGTTCAAACAGCAGCAATCTGCAGCTAAGCTTCAGTTGGAAAACTTAGCACAGCGGGTGAGTGGTATGGAACAACGGCAGAAGAATTTGCTGACATTCTTAGATGAGGCTGTTCACAACCCTAATTTTATTGAACACCTCTCTAGAAAAATTGAATCTATGGATTTCTCAGCATATAATAAGAAAAGGCGATTGCCTGACATTGAAAACCTACAACCAGTCGTGGAGAATGGTTTTGTGGATAACCAAAGTAGTTCCAGATCTGAGTTTGGAAATGTTTTCCACCAAGACTTCTCAAGTAAACTTAGACTAGAATTATCACCAGCTGTTTCAGACATGAACTTGGTTTCGCTTAGCACGCAGAGTTCCAATGAAGATGGGGGTAGTTCAACTAGGAAAATATCTGAAGAACTTAAAGGTGCACAGATGAGAACAGAAGGGCTTTTATTTGCACCTGAAACCTTAGAACTTTCAGATACCGGAACATCTTTTGCATTCAAAATGGATTCGTTGTTATTGCTGAAGGCACCAACTGTTGGAAGCCCTATACGTCATTCCTTGCAGCCAGGTTTGCCTTCTAATGAAGAAGGTGATGGTCATATATCCTGCCAGTTAAATCTCACTCTTGCATCTACTCCGTCGCAAGTCAATAATAGTCCCTATTCAGCTGCAGTACCCCAAGTAGGTCAGGATATCAACAAATCTGCAGCATCAGAGCTAAATGACAATGGCAAGGAACCGGATTTAAGAgcctttacaaaaaaaaatctagCTGATGATGACAAACCTAAAACTTCCTTCCCAGAAGCCACACATAACAATCAAGCACCTGCACTGGTTTCTGTTAGAGTAAACGATGTTTTCTGGGAACAGTTCCTAACTGAAAGACCTGGCTGTTCAGAGAATGAAGAAGCGAGTTCTAATTATAGGGGAAATCCATATGATGAGCAAGATGATGGAAGGTTCGGCCATGGAATGTCCAGAACTGTCAAGGATGCGGAAACACTCACTCTTTAA
- the LOC103443543 gene encoding probable xyloglucan galactosyltransferase GT14, whose protein sequence is MKINHTNSDSCLNRYIYIHDGLPARFNYDFLNNCESLSPRASSSNKPSMCPQLVNLGLGPDVSKSEGVLSDKSWYQTNPHLLEVIFHNRMKKHECLTSNSNLASAIYVPFYPSMGVGVHLWDSNVEIRDASAKDFVKWISRQPEWRKMWGRDHFFAYGRTAWDFRRQEDDSSDWGSKLRFLPESLNMTILIEGSEWKNDIAIPYPTNFHPTEDSEVVAWQNKVRKQERPYLFTFAGAPRPNLEGSIQGKLIEHCQASNNCNFLHCTEKICGNPITVMRAFQSSVYCLQPVGDSFTRRSAFDAFLAGCIPVFFHPATAYAQYLWYLPKDHTKYSVFIPAKDGNDLKEGRIENILLGISKEKGAAMREEVIRLIPKLVYADPRGRLKTPDAFDIAVQGMLDRIENVRKVMNEGRDPSADFAGLENDKFKFPDSTD, encoded by the coding sequence ATGAAGATCAATCACACCAACAGCGATTCATGCTTGAATCGTTACATTTACATCCATGACGGTCTTCCTGCAAGGTTCAACTATGACTTCCTCAACAATTGTGAGTCTCTTAGCCCAAGAGCTAGTAGTAGCAACAAACCGAGTATGTGTCCACAGCTTGTAAATTTGGGGCTTGGTCCGGATGTTAGCAAATCGGAAGGAGTTTTGTCCGACAAAAGTTGGTATCAAACAAATCCCCACTTGTTAGAAGTCATATTTCACAACAGGATGAAGAAGCACGAGTGTTTGACAAGCAACTCCAATCTTGCTTCAGCCATTTATGTGCCATTCTATCCTAGCATGGGCGTTGGTGTCCATCTGTGGGATTCTAACGTCGAAATCAGAGACGCTTCAGCCAAGGATTTTGTCAAATGGATTTCGAGACAACCCGAATGGAGGAAAATGTGGGGGAGAGACCATTTCTTTGCTTATGGGAGGACTGCTTGGGATTTCAGAAGGCAAGAGGATGATAGTTCTGATTGGGGAAGTAAACTCAGGTTCTTGCCCGAGTCCCTGAACATGACTATATTAATAGAAGGAAGCGAATGGAAAAACGACATCGCAATTCCGTACCCGACAAACTTTCATCCTACAGAGGACAGTGAGGTGGTTGCATGGCAAAACAAGGTGAGGAAACAGGAAAGGCCTTATTTGTTTACTTTCGCAGGTGCACCGAGGCCTAACTTGGAAGGTTCTATCCAGGGAAAACTTATCGAACATTGCCAAGCTTCAAATAACTGCAATTTTTTACACTGCACTGAAAAGATTTGTGGCAACCCGATTACAGTTATGAGGGCGTTTCAGAGCTCAGTTTACTGCTTGCAGCCAGTCGGGGACTCATTCACTAGGAGATCAGCTTTCGACGCGTTTCTGGCTGGTTGCATTCCAGTTTTCTTTCATCCAGCTACCGCGTACGCTCAATATTTATGGTACTTACCAAAGGATCATACCAAGTATTCGGTGTTTATTCCCGCGAaggatggaaatgatttgaaagAAGGCAGAATTGAGAATATCTTGCTTGGAATTTCGAAGGAAAAGGGGGCGGCCATGCGAGAGGAGGTCATAAGGCTAATACCAAAGCTGGTATATGCAGATCCCAGGGGAAGATTAAAGACTCCCGATGCATTTGATATAGCTGTGCAAGGAATGCTTGACAGAATAGAGAATGTTAGAAAGGTGATGAATGAGGGAAGGGATCCAAGTGCTGACTTTGCAGGTCTTGAGAATGATAAGTTCAAATTTCCTGACAGTACAGACTAA